One Eurosta solidaginis isolate ZX-2024a chromosome 5, ASM4086904v1, whole genome shotgun sequence DNA segment encodes these proteins:
- the LOC137254521 gene encoding exosome complex component RRP43-like isoform X1 — MAEQHKLIYPVKHFRDFLENDIRLDGRTFDKYRPIGVNIASFQHSLGSSATKIGNTNILCGIRAELSKPRAATPLAGYIVPNVDMSFTMFSKSSATASNQQNVAETLECFIYRILNESHCLNLEDLCIHPGKLVWCLYIDIIGLEVDGGVFDASILACASALSTMKLPKVKYEEKTMKIEICEDEMKELSLNIFPVVSTYSIFDNIMLVDPTHREESISSALFHMGVHDDTVGLFHKSGGVPISVKDIQHSVKNAVQREQEITSLLTSLKK, encoded by the exons ATGGCTGAACAGCACAA aTTAATATATCCTGTTAAACATTTTCGTGATTTTCTCGAAAACGACATACGATTGGATGGTCGTACGTTTGATAAATATCGTCCAATTGGTGTTAATATTGCATCTTTTCAACATTCATTGGGTTCGAGTGCAACCAAAATTGGTAATACAAACATTTTATGTGGCATACGTGCAGAATTGTCCAAACCACGAGCAGCCACACCCCTTGCCGGGTATATTGTACCCAATGTCGATATGTCATTCACAATGTTTTCAAAATCATCTGCAACAGCAAGCAACCAACAAAATGTAGCTGAAACATTAGAGTGCTTCATCTATCGCATTTTGAATGagtcacattgtttaaatttggaAGATTTATGCATACATCCGGGGAAGTTAGTATGGTGTTTGTATATAGATATAATCGGTTTGGAAGTTGATGGTGGCGTATTTGATGCATCAATATTGGCATGTGCATCGGCTCTAAGTACAATGAAATTGCCTAAAGTCAAATATGAGGAAAAGACAATGAAAATAGAAATATGCGAAGATGAAATGAAGGAGCTGTCATTGAATATATTTCCTGTTGTAAGCACTTATAGTATTTTTGATAA TATTATGCTAGTGGATCCAACACATCGCGAGGAAAGTATTTCAAGCGCACTTTTTCATATGGGCGTACACGATGATACAGTTGGCCTCTTTCACAAAAGTGGTGGGGTACCAATATCAGTTAAAGATATACAACATTCTGTTAAAAATGCTGTACAAAGGGAGCAAGAGATAACAAGTTTGTTAACaagtttaaaaaagtaa
- the LOC137254521 gene encoding exosome complex component RRP43-like isoform X2: MSELIYPVKHFRDFLENDIRLDGRTFDKYRPIGVNIASFQHSLGSSATKIGNTNILCGIRAELSKPRAATPLAGYIVPNVDMSFTMFSKSSATASNQQNVAETLECFIYRILNESHCLNLEDLCIHPGKLVWCLYIDIIGLEVDGGVFDASILACASALSTMKLPKVKYEEKTMKIEICEDEMKELSLNIFPVVSTYSIFDNIMLVDPTHREESISSALFHMGVHDDTVGLFHKSGGVPISVKDIQHSVKNAVQREQEITSLLTSLKK; this comes from the exons aTTAATATATCCTGTTAAACATTTTCGTGATTTTCTCGAAAACGACATACGATTGGATGGTCGTACGTTTGATAAATATCGTCCAATTGGTGTTAATATTGCATCTTTTCAACATTCATTGGGTTCGAGTGCAACCAAAATTGGTAATACAAACATTTTATGTGGCATACGTGCAGAATTGTCCAAACCACGAGCAGCCACACCCCTTGCCGGGTATATTGTACCCAATGTCGATATGTCATTCACAATGTTTTCAAAATCATCTGCAACAGCAAGCAACCAACAAAATGTAGCTGAAACATTAGAGTGCTTCATCTATCGCATTTTGAATGagtcacattgtttaaatttggaAGATTTATGCATACATCCGGGGAAGTTAGTATGGTGTTTGTATATAGATATAATCGGTTTGGAAGTTGATGGTGGCGTATTTGATGCATCAATATTGGCATGTGCATCGGCTCTAAGTACAATGAAATTGCCTAAAGTCAAATATGAGGAAAAGACAATGAAAATAGAAATATGCGAAGATGAAATGAAGGAGCTGTCATTGAATATATTTCCTGTTGTAAGCACTTATAGTATTTTTGATAA TATTATGCTAGTGGATCCAACACATCGCGAGGAAAGTATTTCAAGCGCACTTTTTCATATGGGCGTACACGATGATACAGTTGGCCTCTTTCACAAAAGTGGTGGGGTACCAATATCAGTTAAAGATATACAACATTCTGTTAAAAATGCTGTACAAAGGGAGCAAGAGATAACAAGTTTGTTAACaagtttaaaaaagtaa
- the Tom20 gene encoding mitochondrial import receptor subunit TOM20 homolog, translating into MNAINKTAIGIAAGVAGTLFIGYCIYFDSKRRADPDYKKKVRERRRRTRKSGNAGRSGMPNLNDHEAIERYFLQEIQLGETLIARGEFENGVEHLANAIVVCGQPARLLQVLQTSLPAQVFAMLILKMQEFGSRSNAEMNDTPKIVSASSLGGGAGPDLSLGLDSANSAVLIDDLE; encoded by the exons ATGAATGCAATTAATAAAACTGCGATAGGCATAGCTGCAGGCGTTGCGGGCACATTATTCATTGGTTATTGCATATATTTTGACAGTAAACGACGTGCTGACCCCGACTACAAAAAGAAAGTGCGTGAGC gTCGACGTCGCACCCGAAAGAGTGGAAATGCTGGAAGAAGTGGAATGCCAAATCTTAATGATCACGAAGCAATTGAAAG GTATTTTCTACAGGAAATTCAATTGGGTGAAACTCTAATTGCACGTGGTGAATTTGAAAATGGTGTGGAACATCTTGCTAATGCTATTGTAGTATGTGGACAACCAGCACGTCTTTTGCAAGTATTGCAAACCTCACTACCAGCACAAGTATTTGCTATGTTAATACTTAAAATGCAAGAATTTGGTAGCCGGTCAAATGCTGAAATGAATGATACACCTAAAATAGTTTCAGCTAGCTCGCTTGGTGGTGGTGCTGGGCCTGACCTATCACTTGGTCTAGATAGCGCGAATTCTGCGGTTCTAATTGATGATTTAGAATAG